One genomic segment of Mytilus galloprovincialis chromosome 5, xbMytGall1.hap1.1, whole genome shotgun sequence includes these proteins:
- the LOC143074973 gene encoding uncharacterized protein LOC143074973, protein MSDYLSKDEISNIVMAFKEMDLKPCAQTPDDFKTWMEDYKETDDDLWNAYLPRISAFSGDAKTGTPYDLWRYEVQCLIKTGHTHETIRMAIRRSLRGDASKVPMRLGPEATIDDIIDKMDSIYGSVDQPEALLGQFYTARQQDDEDVATWACRLEEILSKAKNRKNVTEENINDMLTSKFFDGLRPEMKNIVRYKKDTITDFHSLLKATREIENQHNLKPSLKKKPPTQATSKSMTTTVENRQIQQLTALVKQLSQDVKALKEDRNCDQPSTNIQWSRRDTSWTPYHPDETTIYRPVEQHRRRKQNDFTCWRCRQPGHYAIDCTVRLDHSRKTQRALNLQQSFIMKQSTQQTEQKSPISGLLGSSNEVPITVNGINTTALLDTGSTVSTISESFYNQHFYSTPLQSLSFLLKIECADGQRLPYKGYIEADLQLQGANDNKIQPGLFLIIPDSEYHQEVPLLIGTNILSEVMKDIKQEHGTRFLQDATLITPYYLAFRCMTLREKELERQHNRLALVKSAETKPIIIQPNTEVVIKGYMDKMLPYPSTVSMLHATSNSVIPYDLDIVQAIITYDQNQRDDIPVHISNISTRTVTVAPRALLCELQPVPITTEQVKPDDNNQIDILKDIHIPDDMKPDELKRGKKLINRYNDIFSKSDTDIGYTSLVKHRIDLTDNTPFKQRHRRIPPSMLDEVRDHLQQLLSAGIIRRSHSPWSSNVVLVRKKDGKLRMCVDYRQLNNLSIKDAYALPRIEEILDSLGGNKIFTVLDMKSGYHQVELEEEHKKRTAFTVGPLGFFEFNRLPFGLANSPATYQRLMEECLGDLHARICFIYLDDLIIFSKTLDEHLDRLERVFQRLREVGLKLSPKKCSFFQRKVKYIGHIVSEKGVEPDPDKISKVTNWPRPTTPEEVRQFLGFVGYYRKFIKDFSKIARPLTDLMPTTGKKIRGKKPKKDHKQQPWQWNKEQEKAFQQLKSHLASPPILSFPDSEHPFELHTDACINGLGAVLYQTQEGKQRVLAYASRGLSKSERNYPVHKQEFLALKWAVTEKFKDYLYGQKFTVYTDNNPLTYALTTAKLDATEHRWLAALASFDFNIVYRPGKNNADADGLSRLPGIHTKPDNISEESVKAICSLVQPVAYVESLSHQPDALDNMPDMLKEHQINIRDEQMNDSTIGYWIDKVSSKMKPRKHDVPSLPFHNMLYNNFDKLKIKRGILYRTTTDNDTTKDQLVLPTSQISTVLRSLHNNMGHQERDRTISLVKDRFFWYGMTRDIEQWIQRCPRCIWRKTPTNDRAPLTSIRTTQPMEIVCMDFLKLEVSKGGYQYVLVITDHFTRYAQAIPTKNMTARTTAEAFFKNYVVHYGLPERIHSDQGANFESRLVKDLCDITGIKKSRTTPYHPQGNGQCERFNRTLINMLGTLEKDKKADWKSYIGPIVHAYNSTKHDTTGFTPFQLMFGRQPKLPVDLAFGIDSDRDPKSMTKYVEDLRQKLKTSYELASSAAVKSQGKQKQAYDIRVKGAILHKDDRVLVKILAFDGTHKLQDKWEEEPYVILDQPNTELPVYVVRKENGHGRKRTLHRNHLLPIGSINEELVEENTTHQIPVPLPRRSKRKPASPKKKPAPVEVSTDSNTESEDESMVYVVVEEPQQEVQSDIQPDDVIQPDDEIASVEEEATVPGNADDDQDRTEEHSELEEDASLPEESGGSEHETSLDDQVHDLATDALHDVTDDDSKEDENIDDDEKNDDDISTPEPQQRRSTRTKTSTATTKYKDFVVPPVSRGHNQNGWFVLTTLGLQHPLECLSTWLMKYLERC, encoded by the coding sequence ATGTCGGATTATCTATCTAAGGATGAGATCAGCAACATAGTTATGGCCTTCAAGGAGATGGATCTAAAACCATGCGCACAGACACCAGATGATTTTAAGACATGGATGGAAGATTACAAAGAAACTGATGATGATTTATGGAATGCCTATTTACCACGGATATCAGCGTTTTCCGGAGATGCAAAGACTGGTACACCATACGACCTATGGAGATATGAGGTACAATGTCTCATCAAGACAGGACATACACATGAAACCATCAGGATGGCTATAAGACGTTCTCTACGTGGAGATGCTAGCAAGGTTCCCATGAGACTTGGTCCGGAAGCAACCATTGACGACATCATTGATAAGATGGACAGTATATACGGATCTGTTGATCAGCCTGAAGCTTTACTTGGCCAATTCTACACGGCTAGACAGCAAGATGATGAAGACGTTGCAACATGGGCTTGTCGATTAGAGGAAATACTAAGCAAAGCCAAAAACAGAAAGAATGTCACAGAGGAAAACATCAACGATATGCTTACGTCAAAGTTCTTTGATGGATTAAGACCGGAGATGAAGAATATTGTCCGCTACAAGAAAGATACCATCACCGATTTTCACTCCTTACTGAAAGCTACAAGAGAAATAGAGAATCAACATAACCTCAAACCatctttgaaaaagaaaccaCCTACACAGGCTACGAGTAAATCAATGACAACAACAGTAGAAAACAGGCAAATTCAGCAACTTACAGCATTGGTGAAACAACTCTCACAAGATGTCAAGGCTTTGAAGGAAGATAGAAATTGTGACCAACCATCTACTAACATTCAATGGTCACGAAGAGATACATCATGGACACCATATCATCCAGATGAAACAACTATATATAGACCAGTAGAACAACATAGAAGACGCAAACAGAATGATTTCACATGTTGGCGATGCAGACAGCCAGGACACTACGCTATAGACTGCACTGTACGACTTGATCATTCAAGAAAGACACAGCGTGCTCTGAACCTCCAACAATCATTCATCATGAAACAATCAACACAACAAACTGAACAGAAATCACCTATATCAGGATTACTTGGTTCATCAAATGAAGTTCCTATTACTGTTAATGGAATTAACACAACAGCACTTCTCGACACAGGTTCAACTGTATCAACAATAAGCGAAAGTTTTTACAATCAACATTTTTATTCGACACCATTACAGTCACTcagttttcttttgaaaatagAATGCGCCGATGGACAACGTTTACCTTACAAGGGATACATTGAAGCTGATTTGCAACTTCAAGGAGCAAATGACAACAAGATACAACCTGGTTTATTTCTCATCATACCAGATAGCGAATATCATCAAGAAGTACCACTGCTTATCGGAACAAACATCTTATCTGAAGTTATGAAGGACATCAAACAAGAACATGGTACACGTTTTCTACAAGATGCTACTCTGATAACACCATACTACTTAGCCTTCAGATGTATGACATTAAGAGAGAAAGAACTTGAAAGACAACATAACCGTTTAGCACTGGTGAAATCAGCAGAAACAAAACCGATTATCATACAACCTAACACcgaagtagttatcaaaggttatATGGACAAGATGTTACCGTATCCATCCACCGTTTCCATGCTTCATGCAACTTCAAACTCAGTAATACCTTACGACCTAGATATTGTACAAGCTATTATCACCTACGATCAGAATCAAAGAGATGATATTCCAGTTCACATTTCGAACATTTCTACAAGAACCGTTACCGTTGCACCTAGAGCTCTTTTATGTGAACTTCAACCAGTACCCATAACAACAGAACAAGTAAAACCAGATGACAACAATCAGATAGATATTCTCAAGGATATACACATACCAGACGATATGAAACCAGATGAACTTAAACGAGGAAAGAAATTGATAAACCGATATAACGATATATTCTCCAAGAGCGATACAGACATTGGTTATACGTCGTTAGTGAAACACCGGATAGATTTAACAGATAACACTCCATTTAAGCAACGACACCGACGAATTCCACCGTCAATGCTAGATGAAGTCAGAGATCATCTTCAGCAACTACTGTCAGCAGGTATCATTAGGCGTTCACATTCACCATGGTCGTCTAACGTCGTCTTAGTACGGAAGAAAGATGGAAAACTGCGCATGTGTGTTGATTATCGACAACTGAACAATCTGTCCATCAAAGATGCCTACGCACTTCCGAGAATTGAAGAAATCCTTGACTCGCTAGGTGGCAATAAGATATTTACAGTGCTTGATATGAAGTCAGGCTATCATCAAGTGGAGTTAGAGGAGGAACACAAGAAACGAACAGCTTTCACAGTAGGACCACTTGGTTTCTTCGAATTCAACCGATTGCCATTTGGGTTAGCAAATTCACCAGCTACATATCAACGATTGATGGAAGAATGCCTTGGTGATCTACATGCAAGAATTTGCTTCATCTACTTGGATGATCTAATCATCTTTTCGAAAACCTTGGACGAACATCTAGATCGCCTCGAGAGAGTTTTCCAGCGTCTCCGAGAAGTTGGCCTAAAGTTATCCCCAAAGAAGTGTTCTTTCTTTCAACGAAAGGTGAAGTACATTGGTCACATCGTATCAGAGAAAGGAGTTGAGCCAGACCCAGATAAGATCAGCAAAGTCACTAATTGGCCAAGACCAACAACACCTGAAGAAGTGCGCCAATTCCTAGGCTTCGTTGGTTATTACAGAAAGTTCATCAAAGACTTCTCAAAGATTGCTCGTCCTTTGACGGATTTGATGCCAACAACAGGGAAAAAGATTAGAGGAAAGAAACCGAAAAAAGACCACAAGCAACAACCATGGCAGTGGAATAAAGAACAGGAGAAAGCCTTTCAACAGTTGAAAAGTCACCTTGCATCACCGCCGATATTAAGCTTTCCCGACTCCGAACATCCATTTGAGCTGCACACCGACGCTTGTATTAATGGACTTGGAGCTGTTCTTTATCAGACACAGGAAGGAAAACAGAGAGTTTTAGCTTATGCCAGCAGAGGCTTGTCAAAATCAGAGAGAAACTATCCAGTACATAAACAAGAATTCCTTGCGTTAAAATGGGCCGTCACAGAGAAATTTAAGGATTACTTATATGGCCAGAAGTTTACAGTCTACACCGATAACAACCCTCTGACGTACGCACTTACCACAGCGAAGTTAGATGCCACAGAACATCGTTGGCTTGCAGCGTTAGCATCCTTCGATTTTAACATAGTTTATCGACCAGGCAAAAACAACGCAGATGCTGATGGATTGTCACGTCTTCCTGGTATTCACACCAAACCAGATAACATCTCAGAGGAATCTGTCAAGGCCATATGCAGCTTAGTACAACCTGTTGCATACGTAGAATCTTTATCACACCAACCAGATGCGTTAGACAACATGCCGGATATGCTCAAAGAACACCAAATCAACATCAGGGATGAGCAGATGAACGACTCTACAATAGGATACTGGATAGACAAAGTCAGTAGTAAGATGAAACCCAGAAAGCATGATGTACCGTCGTTACCATTCCACAACATGCTGTATAATAATTTTGACAAGTTGAAGATCAAGCGTGGAATATTATACAGAACAACTACTGACAACGACACTACTAAAGATCAACTTGTATTACCAACCTCTCAGATCTCAACAGTACTCAGATCACTGCATAACAATATGGGACACCAAGAAAGAGACAGGACAATATCATTAGTCAAAGATCGCTTCTTCTGGTATGGTATGACTAGAGATATTGAGCAGTGGATCCAGAGATGTCCAAGATGTATATGGCGTAAGACTCCAACCAACGACAGAGCTCCATTGACCAGTATCAGAACTACTCAACCCATGGAGATAGTCTGTATGGACTTTCTGAAGTTAGAAGTTTCCAAGGGCGGATACCAGTACGTATTGGTGATCACAGATCATTTTACTCGATACGCACAGGCCATTCCAACGAAGAACATGACAGCACGAACTACTGCTGAAGCTTTCTTCAAGAACTACGTGGTACATTATGGACTTCCAGAAAGAATACACAGCGACCAAGGTGCTAACTTTGAGAGTCGTCTAGTCAAAGATTTATGCGATATCACTGGCATCAAAAAGTCTCGTACAACGCCATACCATCCACAAGGCAACGGACAATGCGAGAGATTCAACAGGACACTCATAAACATGCTTGGAACTCTGGAGAAAGACAAGAAAGCAGACTGGAAGTCTTATATTGGTCCTATTGTTCATGCCTACAACTCGACCAAGCATGACACTACAGGCTTTACACCGTTCCAGCTGATGTTTGGTCGACAGCCGAAGCTTCCAGTAGATTTAGCTTTCGGGATTGACAGTGATAGAGATCCGAAAAGTATGACGAAGTATGTTGAAGATCTGAGACAGAAGTTAAAGACATCTTATGAACTTGCATCATCAGCTGCAGTAAAATCACAGGGTAAACAGAAGCAAGCTTATGACATCAGAGTTAAAGGAGCGATTTTACATAAAGACGATCGAGTACTTGTGAAGATTCTTGCCTTCGATGGAACCCACAAGTTACAGGATAAATGGGAAGAAGAACCATATGTAATCCTCGATCAGCCTAATACAGAACTACCTGTCTATGTAGTTAGGAAAGAAAATGGTCATGGAAGAAAACGAACGCTTCACAGGAACCATTTACTACCTATTGGAAGCATCAACGAGGAACTTGTGGAAGAGAACACAACTCACCAGATACCAGTTCCTTTGCCAAGAAGAAGTAAACGAAAACCAGCATCACCAAAGAAGAAACCTGCTCCAGTAGAAGTTTCAACAGACTCCAACACAGAGAGTGAGGATGAATCAATGGTATATGTCGTGGTTGAAGAGCCTCAACAAGAAGTTCAATCAGATATTCAACCGGATGATGTTATCCAACCAGATGATGAAATAGCATCGGTTGAGGAGGAGGCTACTGTTCCCGGTAACGCTGATGACGATCAGGACCGCACCGAGGAACATTCTGAATTAGAGGAGGACGCTTCTTTGCCTGAGGAATCAGGAGGTTCAGAGCACGAAACATCACTAGATGATCAAGTACACGATTTGGCAACAGATGCTTTACATGATGTAACAGATGATGATAGCAAGGAAGATGAGAACATTGATGATGACGAGAAAAATGATGATGATATTAGTACACCAGAACCACAGCAAAGACGATCTACTAGAACTAAGACATCAACAGCTACAACCAAGTACAAGGATTTTGTTGTACCACCAGTCTCAAGAGGGCACAACCAGAATGGATGGTTCGTGCTGACTACCTTAGGACTGCAGCATCCTCTGGAATGTTTATCAACATGGCTGATGAAGTATCTAGAGCGATGTTGA